A stretch of DNA from Ricinus communis isolate WT05 ecotype wild-type chromosome 4, ASM1957865v1, whole genome shotgun sequence:
GAATCTCCAAAGGTTGATGATTATTGGCAAGTCGAGCATCAGTTCTGTTCAGATGTAAGACCTTGTACTTTTGTATCAAAGGAAGAATCTGCAAGCATCAAATAAGAACATATttgatgagaaaacaaacacaGAACCTTAATAACTAATAGAAAGCAACACATATGTGACCACAGGTTACTAAACACTTTTAAGTGTGATGCATTGAAATGTTGGGAAACAAGCAACcacaaggaaaaagaaatcataaaaatgGACAGACCTGGATGTGATAATAGGATATATCAGACCAACTAATTGGTGCCATGGTATAAGTGATCCCTAATTCCACTCTCCTCTTCAGCCTAGGAGGCAATTCTTTCAATATCCGAACTTCATCTCTCAATGATGTAATGAAATGATCTACATCAAATATATCTTGGAACTCACTgcaataaaatgaaaattcttggataaataaatatgtgttCCTAATTCAGGGAAGAAAgaacaaccatcatagaatcCATTACAATTAACAAACTTGCAATAGCTTCCCCAAAGGAAACATCATTCACACACCTGGGATCAGCCCAGAAAGAAGCTTTATCCAGCTCTGGAACTATAAGTGTGACATTCAAATACCTAGCGATAGCAACCATATCACAGATCTGCAAAGGTTAAGAAACATCCGACTTAATTACCACAGAAATGCAGAAACGGCATATTTAATAGAAGGATCAACCATCATGGTTATAAACACCAGGCAGGCCAAGTGCAAATTTGCTAACCACTTACCGCTGCTCTCATTTGATTGAGACCTCCATTGCATGAAACCATAAGATATCCATTGTTCTTGTAAACCCCTAAAATGGCAACAACCAAACATGAGACTTGCATCAATAATCGCCCACACTTACTAAGAGAGAGGGTACTACTACTAGTAGTACTAAAACCACTCAATTAggatataattacatattagaATCCATGAAACGGGGCATGCTCATGGAGTTAAAAGAAGAAACGTAGCGACCATAAACCAAACAGAGCACTTTTAGCTAGTTTTAagtaaatattattgtaatgGGATAACTTGCAGCAGCAGCATTTCATTACATTGCAAAACGTTGTAGCAATTTCATAAGCTTCAAACTCCGTTGGGAACCATCCATTGTGTGTGGgcgtgtgtgtgtgtttttttctttgctaAAAACACTCGAAAACTAAacaaggaaaaacaaattgcACCTTCTACCTGATCCAAAACACCAAAAGAGGAAattttggaaagaaaaagaaaatgtcttTGTTTCCTTACTTATAAAAAtgcaaacatcaaaatattcctaaaaatacaaaaacgtaaacaattaaaaagaacAGAAGCAAAATCAAAATTGACTCACTCTTAGGAGGCAAAACTCTAACAGGAAGATTATTCTCCTCCAAAGCAGAAGCAGCAGATTCGTGAGAGAAACAAGAAGGCCAACCTTTCAAAACCCTAGGACCCCACATCTCTCCGATCGTCGTTAATTGTACAATACATGTCCATAACAACACCGACGTTGTTGCTCTTATCATCCACATCTTCATTTTTGACCTACTACTGCTCGATGTTATTCCACTATTACCCTTCACCTTCTCCACCCCTCCTTTACCTATCCCCATTTCACTGCTCTTTCTTTCACTCCTTTCTATCCTGCACATTTCTCTCCATACATATTACGTCACCAGTTTCTCTCTCCTCTTATCTTCTTAACtatcgttattattattttttaacaatgtAGGATCCGTAACGCCGTCGTTTCTTCCTTCAGTTGTTTGTTTTCCGAATCGGAAATCTCCGAAGATCCGAAATTGCCAAAACTTTAACCagatcaacaaaaatagaaataatcaATCGACTTCAAATAACAAcaaaattgaatcaaatcaACCACAATTTTTTCAATGATCTCATAAATTAGCCGGAGATGTATTCAACAAAAGCCGCCGGGTAATGTCGCCGGCGATTTAAAAATCGTTATAGACagagaaaaatagaagaagagagagagagagaaaacagGAGTTTATACAAAGAAACGCGATGTGGCTGTGATAAAAAAGCTAATTGGTGTGTGAACCGTACACCGCTTCATAATcacatttctctctctctctctctctctctctctcctttttttttttcttgttctttttggtgggtttttagatttataaacTATGGTTGGGTTAATGTTGACTCGCTACAGTTCAAGTTTTGAGAGAGAACTCTTGGCCAATAAATGCTCGCCACCTAATTGCTGATACGGAGGGACCTACTCTAATTATTTGTCTTTGACGTGGCATCTTACTTAGCCGTCGATGAGTTAACGCGTGTATTCCCTTAATGGCGGATTCAGTGGTTCCAGTACAACTATTGCGGTTCCTTTGCTCGCCTGTTCATTCGGGGCATTTCATTTCCTTTTACTCCCTTGTCGATACGCCGACAATATATCGCGATATTTTGTGATAGTCTCGCCGTCGATGCATGGATAagtagtctttttcttttcttttgttacatTTTCCGTTCACAtcctataatttatatattatattataaatataatataataataaataaaaaaatttcataaataaataaatattacacaAAATCTATTCaacattattctttttaatctattGACTGGAAATTGCAATAAAATTTGTATCTTCTGGATCACACTTTTTCAAATGAATCCTAGGCATCTTAATTTGGTCGGTATAAAATTTAGAGTTTGTACACATTATTTGTCCTGAAATGTTAATAATTAAGATTCATTAAAAGTAGAATTACTTGTTAAACAGTAAATTTGctgtattaaattatttgatgaaTGGTAAACATTATAAGTGTTTCACTtggataataatttattcaatgcAATATATTGAGAtggacaaaaataaattaaaaaaccaaaaacaaaaactgtAGAGTTAGATAAAATCATATTCTGGGAGTATATCAATTATAAGAGTATGACATAAATAACCAACAATTTTGGACTGGTTTCTCAATGAATTTTCTACCAATAGTTGGACCTTAAAAATagtaaggaaaagaaagaaaaatcaccCATTACAAAGTTCTATTATTAGTAcgtatttgtattatttttctcttcccAACAGTTacatgcttcttttttttgtcactttatccaaaaaaaatataaagagaaatcaacaatttatgaaatttgtcATCAtactgttttttctttaactcAGTCTCTCacatatttctaaaaatagattaagcaataaaattataaatacaaaaaggaGACTATctccaaatttaatttaatttaattagaataaaagtttgataaataaaatgaacaaaaagtatattcattttatattagctACCACATATAGTCTCCTAATCTATCAAACAAATGAAAATTTCAAAAACgttttgatataaaaatgtTACATGCACAAATTTGTGACACTCCTAAATTTAACCAATCAAAAAGcatactttatattttataggtAACATATAAGTAGAGAtttattagttcttttccttcatattatagtattttacaaaaaatattattttatgaaaaataataataataaaagtatattattttatttgttataattttttgattaataagaagaaatatcaacaatataatatcagaGGCATCATAAGTTGATTGAAAAAAACTGCAGTTAGAATAGCCGGTAATTTGGCGGGATCACAAACAAGTGACAACTGGTAAGTATCCCTCCGTGAATTTCCGTCGCAGTGTCGGTTGCGCCGTGAAACGGGTTTTAACGACAAGCACGTGTCAGAACGGTCGAGTAATGCTGAGCGTGGGATTACCGTCGGTGGGTCCAGGTGTGAGAATCTTGACGCTTTTCATTTACAATGGGTCCCAGATTAAGTTTTGATTAAGACTAGAATTGAAGGGTACGATCTGTCCGCGGATGGAAAGAGATTTTCACGCGCCAATCACGGTATAGGAATATGTGCTTGCGACAAAGATGGGCCCAAGCAGAGTGAAACAGTGAGCTTGTATTGGCCCAAAGAGAGAGTGAACGTGCACGCACTGAACAGAGAAGTGGGGGTGAAGGGGCTAGATCCCGCCTTGCAAGGGTATAGACCAAGTGAGGTACGGTTAACGTGTCAGTTTTCTATGGACAACATCAAAATGTTCTTCAATTCAATTTCTAGAAATGATATTTGATGATATAAAAGAACTataaattatatcatattttagtaattacgAACTCAATTCAATTCTCTTTAACCTAAAGGTTTATAATGCAGAAAATTTGTCAGTAATAGGATTTAAATGTCTAAGTTTTTCAAGATGTTAACGAATTGCAAATATGGACGGACACAagtaaattgaaaatgatctaAACTTAGCTTTCCGATTAGGAAGTGCGCccataattaaatacataatacATAATACCTAAATGTCATTATATAGTGCCTTAAAGGCACTCGgcataaaatttgatgaaattattattgatatagaTTAAGACTAACGTTCACATGGTGCATGaggaatttaaaaatataattattttattttattttaaacactattaattttttaattagtacaaatcttatttttcaaatcttataaataaaaatgattgaattttttataattttataattataaaaaaatgacaatactttcattttttttacaaattatgttaattttttgtaaGTATTACTagttgtaaaaaaaataatattataaaaaaatgattagttttataaaatttaattaatttattaaaatattgacaattttataaaaaaaattaatttttcataatcacgaaatatattgttaaattatgAATAATGACATTCCTCTTTATATTCCTTTTGTAAATTAAACTAgttttttatacattttaagAGTTTAAATTACGTTGCTTTagcaaactttattttaattggtactagtaattatatatcaccaattttgttttaaaaataattatataaattgttatcatcttattatagattataaaacaaaatatgatTACATATTATTGAGTTTGAGGTCGAGCAATTATACTAAATATTGTGTAGAACTTCtaagtaatattattttaaacagCGAGGGGCTGGACAAATATACGCGATGCAAACGGATATATAGTTTCAAGGGTGTGAAATGAAAGTGAAGGGAAAAAAGAGGCTCTCTCTCAATTATTGCTATCGACATTTACATAACAGTTGCCAAGACAATTACATTACAGTCAGGGTCGGAggcagaggaagaggaagtGGTAAGCCCTTCCCCAACttccaaatttttaattttttttcattttagtcAAGCAACAAGTTGACCCTTTATCAGGTTAATATTATTCTTGCTACACAcatcaaataatgaaataaattaaaagagaagagCTACATTGATGCTCACTTCTCTTCATCGTTCATCTCTCACATGGGCAATAACTTAGAGCTTAGAATTAcaattgtttttgttaattaatcaattgaGAAATGCACTCCTCCGGAGGTACATACACAAAAAAGGCAGCCATATGCATGCCACCTCTAATTGAGGTTCAGAATAATGGTGCACTATGAGTTGGCTATCTTATTTTCAACGTCaactaaatttatatgaagaagaaattagtTGATTCCAGTCGAATTTTTAGCCGCCTCTTAAAATCAATGGCGGCTTGACCGGTTCTTGGTTATCAAATTGGGGCTGCCATTTCTTCCagaacattatatatattactcgTCATTTTCAGAACTGATTTTCTTTTacgaaattattatttattttacctaAAATCTTACTATGGATGAGACCAGTAGTTATTGACACGGAGGAAAAATTAGAAGGGGTCAATTTTATTTCCATTATAAAGTTGATAATCATGCTAAAACTTGAAAGTTGAGTTGAGACCGATTCTTTTTATCTTCTCCTTCCACTAAATGTGGTCCTTTAAGTAATGAAGATGAGCAAGAAATGGCTGTACCCAATCCAATAAATGGTGGCATACTCTTTCGTATGGCATATGCCTGAAATTCACATCCTGTTTAGAAATTCTCAAATGAAGTATATTTTTCGTTACAATTATGATTAGTAttatgttttataatttattacttttatatttatgtacCAATCAATATAAAAGAACCGAcccattataaaaatatatgtagtGTATTGTAATTATAGTagaaaatttgtaattttataaaaattcacaAAACATAGTCAACTTTTCCATGCTACTTGCAAATACTTTGCTAATGCGTAATCCCCCATGTTGCAAACCAATCAGACCAAACAATCTGCGTCACAGACATTCCATTTTAATGCAATAGTCTTTAGGATTATTTTCGTGCATCCgtgaatttaaaatatgctGGACCGCTCATTTAATACAAAGCACTTTTAAAGACTGggtttatttaaaatcaaatgataaatataaaatggagTTTAACAtaagctcttttttttttgttatatattatttaaaataatataaggtCGCAACTGTTgaatagaaattaataaaatagtaataaataaattgtagaccatttcttatataaaattaaatccattgaatatttttatggaTTTTGATGATGTGATCACAGATTAGCGTGGAGTCGTTTGCAAAGTAAAAGGAAAATTGAAGGGTGAAGATACCAAAACAAGAAATAGATGAAACCAGAGCTACTTTATTTGTTAAAGCATTAATCACAAATTGTCTCATTAATTTTAGAAGCAAACTTCCCACAATGAATGTGACACTTGCAACCTGTTTTATAGCTTGAATTGTCCCTTCTTAATTTGAAAAGGAAAGACTTgtcattaatttaatatatatctacAAATATTATAGATTTTCTTCTaactctctttcttctttgcaCAAATATTGCAATTATATATTTGCAGTCTCTACCCTAAAAAGCTACAGCTCTAGAAAATGTATGGATCCCTCACTCTTATATgcaacttttttatttttatttttttaaaaaataaaatattctattaataaaaattgataattatatcttaatataaaagataataataaatattgaacATCATATTACTTCtaacaattattaattaattgtgttgATGAAATAATAGATTGCAATTTTGCGAGAAGAATACTCCACTCAATAGCACTAATATCAACTTTATAGATGTCTTTTAACAAATGTTGTTGTTTGAATgtcatatttaatttctttcttttcttcaccATTCTTATAGAGAGAAAATTCAACACTCCTGCAATGAActataaaacttttataacTCAAAACATTCATAATAAAGAACTATAGTTCTTCTTAAGAAAAacactaatatttatttataaaactaattaataataaaaaaataaccactaatttaaaaataatctacaatgagtcaaaaaaaaaaaattaataaaaaatgaaaaaataagatGGAcccttttttattctaattaactGAATTTGGATATAAACCCTAAATTGAAGTAATTAATAGACCAGTACAAAGTATTTGGATGTgcattgattaaattaaaagtatctGTTTGAATTTAAGAGTGGTTTAAACTTATCTTAGACTTTTGGTTGTCCactgattaaatccattgtcAACTTTCCTTAAATAAgtactaaaaagaaagaaaggaaaaaaaattgacttGACCCTCTTGGAGAAAATGTTAGTTGAATATTCCAATTCTATGTTTTGgcatatattagaaaatgaaaaggaaaaaaaaaaaaaagaaaggtggctacttaatttaattttttttattcgaTACAGGTATTCAAgacttaaaataatattatttcttttttcttggaATGTCGTaaccttattattttcttcttaaacgattttaatgatatattcgGACACATAAATTTGGTATATCGAAGAATAAATTTCCGGTGTGGTCCTCAGAATGATCAAATCCTGAttaacaagaaataaaaatccaCTTCTTTGCCAAGTGAATCGACCCTCTCGACTAGTCAACCACTGGAAAAAAGCTAACGTAATGAAAGATAATTCGATGTCTACATTTGTATTAAATCATAGTTATTGATCCAGCTTATAATTAAGTGATAAGTATTTGTCTGATAAGATGTTGAAATTCAGTTAACAtcatcattaatatttttattttagtatatatatgtttatgatTAATTTAGAGCGTACTATGTAAGACTCTTatgaatgataaaatatttatttaagaattttaatgcaGTTAcgtattcaaattttaaattcaaggCTTTGATTAAACTAGAAAAGACCTTTGCCGCTTCATCTATGTACTCTTTGAATAATCATTTTTAATGTTATGAAGAATTTACAAGTAGCAATTGGCACATACTTTTCTAGTTTaagcaaatattttaattaaaaagattaagaaaaaaagtggTTTTCAGGATTCGAATCATTTGAACTCCccacatgtatatatatatacattaatttaaacatcttaaaaaaaaaaaaaagagtagaaACAAATAAGTGATCGAGGCAGAAATTAAGCAATCACAAAGCATAATTTTATAGTGAGAGTGTAATCTAATTTTAGAAGATATTAAAGAGAGAATGCAGAAACGTGAAGGGATTTCTTAGTATCCACTCATTTTAATACAGAGAATATGAAATGAGTTTGCAGCATCAATCCATTTTGGAATTTCACACATGTCACAGAATCAATttctagaatttatttatttattttaaaagggTTTGCTTTTAGTTCGGGTTTCATATTAAACATTGTTTGAACAAAATCCATTTATTAATTGAGAGCCAATTAGAGAAATACATTGCTTTGGCTGGATAACAACGTCACAACAGCAGAATATGCCTTGAAATTGGGTTTACTTATTATATCATTCACCGGTAATTCCTTTATGTTATTGTATTATACGCGTGCTTATATGatcgataaatatatttatgattgaatataacaaatttaattataataacttTGATCTTATCAAATTagcatatttataatttacgtgcaatagataaaaatataggttttattattattattatttaatattttattaaattcaattgagATGTTGAAAAGTGCTTTTCGGacttcttaaatttttttaaattaatcaaaattcaaattgtAATAATTGAATTAGTATCTATCTATGAAATTCTTagttcttaaaatatttatggcAACTTCATAGATATATTATActcatttatttttgaagGGAAACTCAAAACTGCATAACAAAGTAtacattataaattaaagaattatcTTTGAAGTGCTTGGCTGTAATAAAATGCATAGATTTGTGGAAGTGAGATACTTTTAAAATGGTAGGTCCATGAAAATGACCAAATGATGTGGGTGGTTGAATGTTCAATATCCAAAATGATACAAAGAAAGTACAGTGTGCCCAACTCTATGACATACCAcacataataaatatatacatgtcGGTGctcataaaattctttttattatatatatgttcgtTGATAATTCAGTCAAGAATTatcatcaaaatttaaatgttcttttttctttttataattggaCGGAGATTGAGGCTACCCCATCAAAATCTCTTTCTATTGAACTGAATCCTAACAGATGAATTCGGAGGGGACACATTACAAACCCACAAGAACAGAATGAATcaaatataagtattttcttttagatgTGAGTTCGATATATGTTGGTTCCCACCACATTATTATTACAatgtatgttttttttttcttaagtaaattaatttgtttcttcctttttaatgtctaatttctctcttttatttttggtttgaaAAATATAGGATCTTTCTGAACAAAAGTAATCGAGTGAGAAAGAAGAGATTTTTTTGTTATCGAATATATgcataaaatatagaaaaaatttacAGCCATAAAAGTTAAGAATGACAGCTAACAAATAATTAACTCTACCAGTATTTAGCCTACATGTGTAATCAATAGTAACtgaaaaatacataaaaaatacaagaaagcAAACTACTAATGAACTAACTACACGTGgagtttaattataactaactGTAGAATAAATATACTTATACTATTTCCATACCCTCCTCAAATTAGAGCTTGAGATTGATGAAGATTAATCAAGCCCAGCTTGGACAGCAAGAACGTGAATTGAGGAGCAGAGAGAGGCTTAGTGAACAAGTTTGCAAGTTGAAACTTAGTAGAAACATGCTATGGAGAGATAAAACCCAACTTGTACTGATCATAAACGAGGTGACAATTAATATCTAAGTGCTTTGTTGCTCATGGAACACAGGGTTAGCTGTAATGTGAAGAGCAACCCTGTTGTCACACCATAGAAGTCTTGCATAATATATGTTACCCATTTAAGTTCATAAAATGTTGCAGCAAGGCTTTGATATTCTGCCTCAGTGGAAGACCTGGAGACAATGGTTTGTTTCTTAGTTTTCCAAGAAATGAGAGCTGGTCCTAGAGATACACAGTAGCCAGTAAGGGAGCGTCTGGTATCTTGACAGGTTGCCCAGTCAGCATCACGAAAAGCCTCAAGCTTTAAATCATTCTGAGTTGGATAGAAAAGCCCCTTTGAAGGAGTACCTTTGAGATACTTGACCAGATGTAGAGCTACATCCCAATGACACTGACTAGGAGAACTAACAAACTGACTCAACTGCTGAACACCATATGTAATATCATGCCTAGTGAGACTAAGATACAATAATCTGCCAACTAAACGTCTATATTGCTCGGGCTCTTGAAGCACCGTTGTATCACGAGTAACAAGCTTTTATCCCTTAGGAAAAGGAGTGGAGACTGGCTTAGCTCCCATTGAACCAGTGTCAGCAATTATATCAAGTGTGTACTTGCATTGATTGATATAAGTGCTTGTTGAACTCCGGGCAATTTCAAGCCTTAAGAAGTATTTAGTATAACCAAGGTCCTTTATAGTGAAAGTGTCATCCAAGAATTGCTTGACCTGAAGAATATGCTGCTCACTAATGCCTATGATAAAGACATCATCGACATACACCAATAAAGCCAAGAAACCAGTAGAGCCGTCAAATATAAGCAAA
This window harbors:
- the LOC8264674 gene encoding rhamnogalacturonan I rhamnosyltransferase 1 isoform X2, whose amino-acid sequence is MCRIERSERKSSEMGIGKGGVEKVKGNSGITSSSSRSKMKMWMIRATTSVLLWTCIVQLTTIGEMWGPRVLKGWPSCFSHESAASALEENNLPVRVLPPKRVYKNNGYLMVSCNGGLNQMRAAICDMVAIARYLNVTLIVPELDKASFWADPSEFQDIFDVDHFITSLRDEVRILKELPPRLKRRVELGITYTMAPISWSDISYYHIQILPLIQKYKVLHLNRTDARLANNHQPLEIQKLRCRVNFSALRFTSQIEELGKRVIKLLRQNGPFLVLHLRYEMDMLAFSGCTQGCNNEEVEELTRMRYAYPWWKEKIINSDLKRKDGLCPLTPEETALTLRALDIDPDMQIYIAAGEIYGGDRRMASLAAAFPKLVRKETLLEPLDLRFFQNHSSQMAALDYLVSLESDIFVPTYDGNMAKVVEGHRSFGIHILPVLRLQFSVSIRGKKIDYAP